Proteins encoded in a region of the Papio anubis isolate 15944 chromosome 14, Panubis1.0, whole genome shotgun sequence genome:
- the DGUOK gene encoding deoxyguanosine kinase, mitochondrial isoform X5 has protein sequence MMYREPARWSYTFQTFSFLSRLKVQLEPFPEKLLQARKPVQIFERSVYSDRYIFAKNLFENGSLSDIEWHIYQDWHSFLLWEFASRLTLHGFIYLQASPQVCLKRLYRRAREEEKGIELAYLEQLHGQHEAWLLHKTTKLHFEALMNIPVLVLDVNDDFSEEVTKQEDLMREVNTFIKNL, from the exons ATGATGTACCGGGAGCCAGCACGATGGTCCTACACATTCcagacattttcctttttgagCCGCCTGAAAGTACAGCTGGAGCCCTTCCCTGAGAAACTCTTACAGGCCAGGAAGCCAGTACAGATCTTTGAGAGGTCTGTGTACAGTGACAG GTATATCTTTGCAAAGAATCTTTTTGAAAATGGTTCCCTCAGTGACATCGAGTGGCATATCTATCAGGACTGGCATTCTTTTCTCCTGTGGGAGTTTGCCAGCCGGCTCACATTACATGGCTTCATCTACCTCCAGGCTTCTCCCCAG GTTTGTTTGAAGAGACTGTACCGGAGGgccagggaggaagagaaaggaattgaGCTGGCCTATCTAGAGCAGCTGCATGGCCAACACGAAGCCTGGCTTCTTCACAAGACCACGAA GCTCCACTTTGAGGCTCTGATGAACATTCCAGTGCTGGTGTTGGATGTCAATGATGATTTTTCTGAGGAAGTAACCAAACAAGAAGACCTCATGAGAGAG GTAAACACCTTTATAAAGAATCTGTAA
- the DGUOK gene encoding deoxyguanosine kinase, mitochondrial isoform X6 produces the protein MMYREPARWSYTFQTFSFLSRLKVQLEPFPEKLLQARKPVQIFERYIFAKNLFENGSLSDIEWHIYQDWHSFLLWEFASRLTLHGFIYLQASPQVCLKRLYRRAREEEKGIELAYLEQLHGQHEAWLLHKTTKLHFEALMNIPVLVLDVNDDFSEEVTKQEDLMREVNTFIKNL, from the exons ATGATGTACCGGGAGCCAGCACGATGGTCCTACACATTCcagacattttcctttttgagCCGCCTGAAAGTACAGCTGGAGCCCTTCCCTGAGAAACTCTTACAGGCCAGGAAGCCAGTACAGATCTTTGAGAG GTATATCTTTGCAAAGAATCTTTTTGAAAATGGTTCCCTCAGTGACATCGAGTGGCATATCTATCAGGACTGGCATTCTTTTCTCCTGTGGGAGTTTGCCAGCCGGCTCACATTACATGGCTTCATCTACCTCCAGGCTTCTCCCCAG GTTTGTTTGAAGAGACTGTACCGGAGGgccagggaggaagagaaaggaattgaGCTGGCCTATCTAGAGCAGCTGCATGGCCAACACGAAGCCTGGCTTCTTCACAAGACCACGAA GCTCCACTTTGAGGCTCTGATGAACATTCCAGTGCTGGTGTTGGATGTCAATGATGATTTTTCTGAGGAAGTAACCAAACAAGAAGACCTCATGAGAGAG GTAAACACCTTTATAAAGAATCTGTAA